A genome region from Musa acuminata AAA Group cultivar baxijiao chromosome BXJ3-5, Cavendish_Baxijiao_AAA, whole genome shotgun sequence includes the following:
- the LOC135638770 gene encoding uncharacterized protein LOC135638770: MATSQSHAVKSLNTSSGRRRFVFKSFSQRVEEIDINVYRSLDPVKAQPSAGSSFLRESLVYWRELNTAEDFISFYEKMMPLVQTLPQVILHKEIIMSELLDRLHVKARLSLEPILMLISALSRDLLDEFLPFLQRLTNALVDLLRNGGDHDPEILEQVFTSWSYIMMYMQKYLVKDVVYVLKMTIHLRYFPKDYIQEFMAEAVSFLLRNACKVQLWKGVSKVIMEVAKSSSMRRTGVTALLWHVMRGAPSMLHSKAETVWHLLMDKSIFSLGEKYPEGQDALLQVTIGIIRRLCNEINPEELKVIFHSLIKEISNCISDGDLEHLNHLLSLLTFAVCNIDGSKVYDRQKILDLVSSLIQSFVVPSISVEMEDLPSKVLSRVLELMLCLLDVPLISVDMSSILLLYAPAFKLKSSRLLEFLRGFILKDPEIVHVFRSHILSVMGDLVEVSPEEALFFMMAFFEKQRKQQICDVVGVSEDKVLKLCKFSNEIIIYWIKLLHDNTGNSDQLNEQVSEMEMAILWGVVSCYPYLPYSQDSLVLIKDLIVTIDQLLETEIEKNASFPKSTWQSIIGAALSSFHKLLLVKKLGPSETSIFLHLAKRHKSSLQVLSAVAEYSDSVFRSKAEGASSWNVFQEFDVQDVIDSVTSFADNLSLPNKAVRVSTLRILSHYAPLDQTLLTSDVRPHKKLKTEESEASVVASQCIDVIELLLSVEMTPLSISTSRKIVILLSKLQMSLSSGRINDIYIPLLLNGIIGILHNRFSHIWEPALDCLTILIGRHKELAWNSFVHYLDSCQSKFLCSGNHLVKLNSGSSQPKDLIDCFKLFLVPEFDCTPSMMVTTLLLQSLQKIPEIAESRSRQLIPLFFKFLGYSGDDCFSVESYTDHACKGMDWKMILKEWLNLLVQMRNARSLYCSPVLKEVLVKRLLDEVDPNIQLKVLDCLLNWKNDFLVSYDEHLKNLILSKNIRNELTTWAVSEESECIQEGHRHHLIPIIIRLLTPKVRKLKTLGSRKHTGVSHRRAVLCFLAQLEVEELQLFFSLLLKPLIPRHLTNELFDSLNDEPSGGLIGGSQSSILIKCSTSIEVTNVSWKKKNGFVHVVEEILRTFDESRIKPYLNPLMMIVVWILENCMLNLASENRNRAVNIAESLSGNFPDHEMRTEATDSLLITAKQFKDLRSLCLKVISFVLNKYGSHDFGSDFWNVFFSSVKPLIDSFKHEGSSSEKPSSLLSCFVAMSRSHVLVPLLDKEANLVPTIFSMLTVRTASDAIISSVLSFIENLLNLDNSEDHQENDSPKGILVPHLDVLIQSFHLLLQSRKVHRKCTTWPGTSELRIFKLLVRYITDPTIAEQFVDILMPLFKKKDSSPDEALEGLHVLKGILPVVGSESSGKILEAIHPLLVSAGLELRLCICDILNRLVLIDPSLAFVARLLHGLNAVSLSEIGELDYDTRVNAYETARPELFAKLKVEHALLILSHCVYDMASDELIFRQSASRALLSFIHFSASVLNNSESNSAEMLFNDGSHEDTTNLIVKKEDTVITWTKSCIKQIVNKTFLKNIGDAMTKDISVQKEWIAVLRDMVYHFQGLPSLNSFRPLCSEDPEVDFFNNILHLQIHRRRRALSRFRNVLGAGNLTEDVILKVFLPLFFNMLIDVQDGKGEDIRNACMETLASISGHMHWEPYRRFLMRCFREMIRRPDKQKILLRLICAILDMFHFSHMNLSEVMEGGTELTTEVKSTNALPSIESHSDVSEVQKFLQNILLMQIQKLLTSDTEKVNVNVSLAAIKVLKLLPVEIMESQLSSIVHQICTFLKNRLESIRDEARSALAACVKELGLEYLQFVVKILQAILKRGYELHVLGYTLNFILLKTLSNPAVGKLDYCLDELLFVAENDILGDVAEEKDVDKIASKMKETRKRKSFETLKLISQSITFRTHAMKLLLPIKAQLQKYTTPKMKVRLEMMLQHIALGIECNSSVELSELFIFVYGLVEDGISPEGSHGNEISTNGINKKPVHDGSQNRDTSSHCKLGPHNSHLIVVFALGLLHNRLKNMKLEEDEQLLSMLDPFIKLLGDCLSSKYEGVLAASFRCLAPLVRLPLPSLQGHADKIKILLFEIAKKSGNVGSPLVQSCLKLLTVLLRSTRISLSKDQLHMLIQFPVFIDLQTKPSPVALSLLKSIVDRKLVAHEIYDIVMQVAELMVTSHSEPIRKKSSQVLLQFLLDYRLSDKRLQQHMDFLLSNLSYEHSSGREAVLEMLHAILIKFPKSVVDNQAQSFFLHLVVALANESDSKMRAMVATVIKVLLSRTSQHAARPILGYSLSWYMGEKQHLWSASAEVLGLLVEVMTKDIREHITSILHVAKGILEASIHAASNKGLDIMNEPAIPLWKEAYYSLIMLEKMLQYFPELYFERNLEEIWVIICKFLLHPHIWVRNISSRLVASYFIAVTEASKTDNQQLKSGGYFLVNPSRLFAVAVSCLNQLKTSLIDDTMSNLITQNLVFSVCGLHSRLINSLVPHDYWSPLDSSEKGVYLEAFEFLGSKKAKSSFLLSTTVRSNFSGTSDEADEDNGEDFKSLLVVPLIKRMGKIAMHMEDVQMRIAFNSFKMISLQTGSEGSRSYAIHMLVPLYKVCEGFAGKVISGEIKQLAEEVRDSLRDVLGVDSFVQVYNRVRKNVKQKRDKRRQEQKLLAVINPMRHAKRKLRISAKHRAHKKRKIMSMKMGRGIR; this comes from the exons ATGGCGACCTCGCAGTCGCACGCCGTCAAGTCACTCAACACCTCCTCCGGCCGTCGGCGCTTCGTC TTCAAAAGCTTCTCCCAGCGGGTGGAGGAGATCGATATCAACGTGTACCGTAGTCTGGACCCCGTGAAGGCTCAGCCCTCTGCTGGCTCCTCCTTCCTACGAGAGAGTCTCGTTTACTGGAGG GAATTGAATACGGCGGAGGACTTCATCTCGTTTTATGAAAAGATGATGCCGTTGGTTCAGACGCTCCCGCAGGTCATACTGCACAAGGAAATTATAATGTCAGAGCTTCTTGATAGATTGCATGTGAAAGCAAGATTATCACTCGAACCAATCCTAAT GTTAATCTCAGCATTGTCCAGAGATTTACTAGATGAGTTTCTACC TTTTTTGCAAAGGCTTACAAATGCTTTAGTAGATCTTCTTAGAAATGGCGGCGATCATGATCCTGAAATCTTAGAACAG GTCTTTACATCTTGGTCATATATCATGATGTATATGCAGAAGTATCTTGTGAAGGATGTTGTTTATGTTCTCAA GATGACAATCCACTTAAGATATTTCCCAAAAGATTATATCCAAGAATTTATGGCTGAGGCTGTTTCATTCTTGCTGAGGAATGCATGCAAAGTCCAGCTGTGGAAAG GTGTTAGCAAGGTTATAATGGAAGTTGCAAAAAGTTCATCTATGAGGAGAACAGGAGTTACTGCTTTGCTGTGGCATGTGATGCGGGGGGCTCCATCAATGCTTCACTCAAAAGCTGAAACAGTATGGCACCTCTTGATGGACAAGTCCATTTTTAGTCTTGGTGAAAAATATCCTGAAG GTCAGGATGCTCTTCTTCAGGTTACAATAGGCATTATCCGTCGGTTATGCAATGAGATCAACCCTGAAGAACTGAAAGTGATATTCCACTCTTTGATCAAAGAAATATCGAACTGCATCAGTGATGGTGACTTGGAACACCTGAATCATTTATTGTCTCTTCTTACATTTGCTGTTTGCAATATTGATGGGAGCAAAGTGTATG ATAGACAAAAGATACTTGATCTTGTTAGCTCACTCATACAATCATTTGTTGTGCCTTCCATTAGTGTAGAAATGGAAGACCTACCATCTAAAGTTCTTAGTAGAGTACTGGAATTGATGCTCTGCCTTCTAGATGTTCCGCTTATTTCTGTTGATATGTCTAGCATCTTGCTGCTGTATGCTCCTGCATTCAAGTTGAAAAGTTCAAG GCTACTGGAATTTTTAAGGGGGTTTATCCTGAAAGATCCTGAGATAGTGCATGTATTTAGAAGCCATATATTAAG TGTCATGGGTGATTTAGTTGAAGTTTCTCCTGAAGAAgctcttttttttatgatggcatTCTTTGAAAAACAAAGGAAACAACAAATTTGTGATGTTGTAGGAGTATCTGAAGACAAGGTTCTTAAGTTGTGCAAATTTTCAAATGAGATCATCATATACTGGATCAAGTTATTACATGATAACACAGGAAACAGTGATCAATTAAATGAGCAAGTTTCTGAAATGGAGATGGCTATCCTATGGGGAGTTGTTAGTTGCTATCCTTATTTACCATATTCACAGGATAGTTTGGTGCTCATAAAAGATCTCATTGTTACTATTGATCAACTTCTGGAAACTGAGATAG AAAAAAATGCAAGTTTTCCAAAGTCCACTTGGCAGAGTATTATTGGTGCTGCATTGAGTTCTTTTCATAAACTACTACTAGTCAAGAAGCTTGGACCTTCAGAAacaagcatatttttgcatcttgcaAAGAGACACAAATCATCTCTCCAAGTATTGTCTGCAGTTGCTGAATATTCGGATTCTGTCTTTag GTCCAAGGCTGAGGGAGCTTCCAGTTGGAATGTATTTCAAGAGTTTGATGTTCAGGATGTTATAGACTCTGTGACTTCGTTTGCAGATAATTTGAGTCTTCCGAATAAGGCAGTTCGGGTATCCACTTTGAGAATATTGTCCCATTATGCACCATTAGATCAAACTCTGCTCACAAGTGATGTGCGTCCTCATAAGAAATTAAAAACTGAAGAATCTGAAGCAAGCGTTGTAGCCTCCCAGTGCATTGAT GTTATTGAGCTTCTCCTTTCTGTTGAGATGACTCCTCTTTCTATCTCCACAAGTCGGAAAATAGTTATACTTCTTTCCAAGTTACAAATGAGTCTATCTTCAGGAAGGATTAATGATATTTATATTCCTCTTCTCTTAAATGGAATTATTGGAATCTTACATAATCGGTTTAGCCATATATGGGAGCCAGCATTAGATTGCCTCACTATTTTGATAGGCAGACATAAGGAGCTTGCTTGGAATAGCTTTGTTCATTACCTTGATAGCTGTCAGTCCAAATTTTTATGCTCTGGCAATCACTTGGTGAAACTTAATTCTGGAAGTTCTCAACCAAAAG ATCTGATTGACTGCTTCAAATTATTTCTTGTTCCTGAATTTGATTGCACGCCTTCCATGATGGTAACAACACTGTTACTTCAATCACTTCAAAAGATCCCTGAGATTGCTGAATCTCGCTCTCGACAACTTATACCATTGTTCTTCAAATTTCTGGGTTATAGTGGTGATGATTGTTTCAG TGTTGAATCATATACTGATCATGCTTGCAAAGGAATGGATTGGAAGATGATTCTCAAAGAGTGGCTGAACTTACTGGTACAAATGCGTAATGCTCGATCTTTATACTGCAGTCCAGTTCTCAAGGAAGTTCTAGTTAAAAG GCTTCTTGACGAAGTCGATCCCAACATACAGTTAAAAGTTCTGGATTGCTTGTTGAATTGGAAGAATGACTTTTTGGTCTCATACGATGAACATCTTAAGAATTTGATCTTGTCAAAGAACATCCGCAACGAACTTACTACATGGGCTGTTTCAGAAGAGTCAGAGTGCATTCAAGAAGGACACAGGCATCACCTTATTCCTATAATAATAAGATTGTTAACACCAAAAGTTAGGAAGCTAAAGACACTTGGTTCACGGAAG CATACAGGTGTAAGTCACAGAAGGGCAGTTCTTTGTTTCTTGGCACAGCTTGAAGTTGAGGAGCTtcagctttttttttctttacttctAAAGCCATTAATTCCGAGGCATCTTACAAATGAactctttgattctttgaatgatGAGCCATCTGGAGGGTTGATAGGTGGATCTCAGTCATCCATCCTTATCAAATGTTCAACCTCAATTGAGGTAACTAATGtttcatggaaaaaaaaaaatggtttCGTGCATGTCGTTGAAGAAATTCTAAGAACTTTTGATGAGTCACGCATCAAGCCATATCTCAATCCACTAATGATGATTGTTGTTTGGATACTGGAGAACTGCATGTTGAATCTTGCAAGTGAAAACAGAAATAGAGCTGTTAATATTGCAGAGAGTTTATCTGGTAACTTCCCAGACCATGAGATGAGGACTGAAGCAACAGATTCTCTTTTG ATCACTGCCAAACAATTCAAGGATTTGCGGTCCTTATGCTTAAAGGTCATTTCTTTTGTTCTTAACAAGTACGGGAGTCATGATTTTGGATCAGATTTCTGGAACGTCTTCTTTAGTTCTGTAAAGCCATTAATAGACAGCTTTAAACATGAGGGTTCCAGCAGTGAAAAGCCAAGCTCACTTCTTTCGTGCTTTGTTGCAATGAGCAGAAGCCATGTGCTCGTTCCATTATTAGATAAGGAGGCAAATCTCGTCCCTACAATTTTTTCAATGTTAACCGTGAGGACTGCATCGGATGCCATCATATCTTCTGTACTcagttttattgaaaatttgttgaATTTGGATAACAGTGAGGATCATCAAGAGAATGATTCTCCAAAAGGAATTTTGGTGCCTCATCTAGATGTACTCATtcagagtttccatttgcttttgcAGTCACGAAAAGTTCACCG GAAATGTACCACATGGCCCGGAACTTCAGAATTGAGAATATTTAAACTTTTGGTGAGATATATCACTGACCCTACCATAGCTGAGCAATTCGTGGACATACTTATGCCTTTATTTAAAAAGAAAGACAGCAGTCCTG ATGAGGCCTTGGAAGGTTTACATGTTCTCAAAGGGATCCTGCCGGTTGTGGGGTCTGAATCATCTGGCAAAATTCTAGAGGCCATCCACCCCTTGCTAGTTTCTGCTGGATTGGAATTGCGGTTATGCATCTGCGATATTCTGAATAGACTTGTGTTAATTGATCCTTCATTAGCCTTTGTG GCCAGGCTTTTGCATGGGTTGAATGCAGTTTCTTTGTCAGAAATTGGTGAGCTTGATTATGACACAAGAGTCAATGCTTATGAGACAGCAAGGCCAGAGTTGTTTGCTAAGCTGAAAGTGGAGCATGCGTTGTTGATATTATCACATTGTGTATATGACATGGCATCTGATGAACTGATCTTTCGACAAAGTGCATCTAGGGCATtgctttcattcattcatttttcTGCATCGGTTTTGAACAACAGTGAGAGCAATTCTGCAGAGATGTTGTTCAATGATGGATCACATGAAGACACTACAAATCTAATTGTGAAAAAAGAAGATACTGTAATTACTTGGACAAAATCCTGCATCAAGCAGATAGTGAATAAAACATTTCTGAAGAATATAGGGGATGCTATGACCAAAGACATTTCCGTCCAGAAA GAATGGATTGCTGTGCTACGTGATATGGTTTATCATTTTCAGGGATTGCCATCTCTGAATTCATTTAGACCTCTGTGCAGTGAGGATCCTGAAgtagatttttttaataatattcttcACTTGCAG ATCCATAGGAGAAGAAGGGCACTGTCACGTTTTAGAAATGTCCTTGGTGCAGGGAACCTAACGGAG GATGTTATCCTCAAAGTCTTTCTTCCACTGTTTTTCAATATGTTGATTGATGTTCAAGATGGAAAGGGAGAGGATATCAGAAATGCATGTATGGAAACACTTGCTTCTATTTCAGGTCATATGCATTGGGAACCCTACCGTCGCTTTTTAATGAGATGCTTCAGAGAGATGATCCGTAGGCCTGACAAACAAAAAATCCTGTTGCGCTTGATATGTGCCATCCTAGATATGTTCCATTTCTCGCACATGAATCTCAGTGAAGTCATGGAAGGCGGGACTGAACTAACTACTGAAGTGAAGTCCACAAATGCATTGCCTTCAATTGAGTCCCACTCAGATGTCTCTGAAGTGCAAAAGTTTTTGCAAAATATACTCCTTATGCAGATTCAAAAGCTACTGACTTCAGACACCGAGAAGGTCAATGTTAACGTCAGTCTTGCTGCCATCAAAGTACTAAAGCTGCTCCCAGTGGAAATCATGGAATCACAGCTTTCAAGCATAGTTCATCAGATTTGCACCTTTTTGAAGAATCGTCTTGAAAGCATACGGGATGAAGCAAGATCTGCCTTAGCTGCCTGTGTGAAGGAGCTTGGACTGGAATAcctgcagtttgtagttaagattttGCAAGCAATACTAAAAAGAGGATATGAGTTGCATGTTTTAGGTTATACCCTCAACTTTATATTATTGAAGACTCTTTCTAATCCAGCTGTTGGCAAACTTGATTATTGTTTGGATGAACTACTCTTTGTGGCTGAGAATGATATTCTTGGAGATGTTGCTGAGGAAAAAGACGTTGATAAGATTGCCTCAAAAATGAAAGAGACAAGAAAGAGGAAGTCATTTGAGACTCTGAAATTGATTTCTCAGAGCATTACATTCAGAACACATGCTATGAAGTTGCTTTTACCTATCAAGGCACAGCTCCAGAAATACACCACACCAAAGATGAAGGTGAGGCTTGAGATGATGCTGCAACATATTGCTCTAGGTATTGAATGCAATTCTTCTGTTGAATTGTCTGAGCTTTTTATTTTCGTCTATGGGCTCGTTGAGGATGGCATCAGTCCAGAAGGATCTCATGGCAACGAGATATCCACTAATGGGATAAATAAGAAACCTGTTCATGATGGGTCTCAAAACAGGGATACTTCAAGTCACTGCAAACTGGGGCCACATAATTCTCATCTGATTGTTGTATTTGCCCTTGGATTATTGCATAATCGTTTGAAGAATATGAAGTTGGAGGAAGATGAACAACTATTGTCAATGTTAGATCCCTTCATAAAGCTGCTGGGAGACTGCTTGAGTTCTAAATATGAAGGTGTTTTGGCAGCTTCTTTCAGATGTCTTGCCCCATTGGTGAGACTTCCTTTGCCGTCCCTTCAAGGTCATGCTGATAAAATCAAGATTTTGCTTTTCGAAATTGCTAAAAAATCAGGAAATGTTGGCAGTCCGTTGGTGCAGTCCTGTCTAAAGCTGCTAACAGTGCTACTACGAAGTACTAGAATTTCACTGTCAAAAGATCAGCTGCACATGCTAATTCAGTTTCCAGTTTTTATAGATCTTCAAACTAAACCTTCCCCTGTTGCTCTCTCTCTTTTAAAGTCAATAGTTGATCGAAAGCTGGTCGCCCATGAAATATATGACATTGTTATGCAAGTTGCTGAACTGATGGTTACAAGTCATTCGGAACCAATACGCAAGAAGAGCAGCCAAGTTCTGTTGCAATTTCTACTTGATTATCGTCTTTCTGATAAGCGCCTGCAACAACATATGGATTTCTTACTATCAAATTTAAG CTATGAACATTCATCCGGAAGAGAAGCTGTGCTTGAGATGTTGCATGCCATCTTGATCAAGTTTCCCAAAAGTGTTGTTGATAATCAGGCACAATCCTTTTTCCTCCATTTGGTGGTGGCTCTAGCAAACGAATCTGATAGTAAAATGCGAGCCATGGTTGCTACAGTGATAAAGGTACTGTTAAGTCGCACGAGCCAACATGCAGCACGTCCTATTTTGGGGTACAGTTTGTCATGGTATATGGGTGAAAAGCAGCACTTATGGAGTGCTTCTGCGGAG GTTCTTGGTTTGCTGGTTGAAGTTATGACAAAAGATATTCGGGAACATATAACTAGTATATTGCATGTTGCAAAAGGTATCCTGGAAGCTTCTATTCATGCTGCTAGCAATAAGGGTCTTGACATTATGAATGAACCTGCAATTCCACTATGGAAGGAGGCTTACTATTCTCTTATTATGCTGGAAAAGATGCTGCAGTACTTCCCAGAGTTATATTTTGAGAGGAACCTTGAG GAAATATGGGTGATTATATGCAAGTTTCTGCTGCATCCACACATCTGGGTCCGGAATATTTCCAGCCGCCTTGTGGCCTCTTATTTCATTGCTGTGACAGAAGCCAGTAAAACCGATAACCAACAGCTGAAATCTGGAGGCTATTTTCTTGTAAATCCAAGCAGACTTTTTGCTGTAGCTGTTTCATGCTTGAATCAGCTGAAAACTTCTCTAATTGATGACACAATGAGCAATCTCATAACCCAGAATCTTGTATTTTCAGTCTGTGGTTTGCACTCCAGACTAATAAATTCACTTGTGCCCCATGACTATTGGTCGCCTCTTGATTCTAGTGAGAAGGGTGTCTACCTCGAGGCTTTTGAATTTCTTGGTTCAAAAAAAGCAAAGAGTTCATTCTTATTATCTACCACCGTCAGAAGTAATTTTTCTGGGACAAGTGATGAAGCTGATGAGGACAATGGTGAAGATTTCAAGTCATTGCTTGTTGTACCTCTGATCAAGAGGATGGGAAAAATTGCAATGCACATGGAAGATGTACAG ATGCGGATTGCCTTCAATTCTTTCAAGATGATTTCATTACAGACTGGTTCTGAAGGTTCCCGTTCTTACGCTATCCACATGTTGGTTCCGCTCTATAAAGTATGTGAAGGATTTGCGGGGAAGGTCATCAGTG GTGAAATCAAACAGTTAGCCGAAGAGGTCCGTGACAGCCTCAGGGATGTGCTGGGGGTTGATAGCTTTGTGCAGGTTTACAATCGGGTTAGGAAGAACGTCAAGCAGAAGAGGGACAAGAGAAGACAGGAGCAGAAGCTCCTTGCTGTCATCAACCCCATGCGCCATGCCAAGAGGAAGCTGCGAATCAGTGCCAAACACCGAGCCCACAAGAAGAGGAAGATCATGTCAATGAAGATGGGAAGAGGAATAAGGTAG
- the LOC135638771 gene encoding non-specific lipid transfer protein GPI-anchored 20-like, with protein MEKAKRFVLLLAAVMTVRVVSGQITTACTAALISSFTPCLNYITGSTNGGGSPTEDCCKALGAVVSSSKDCACLILTGNVPFSLPINRTLSISLPRMCDSMSVPLECTGTSATLPTPGSPVANGPSLPPLPPFLPAPPPPPPQVAPPPAASPVSTGTPADQGLNEGQRPLLLPSSAIKLTHRAFSIAVFTLPLLGTMLLE; from the exons atgGAGAAGGCCAAGCGCTTCGTCTTGTTGCTGGCGGCGGTTATGACGGTGCGGGTGGTTTCGGGCCAGATCACGACGGCGTGCACGGCGGCCCTGATCAGCAGCTTCACCCCGTGCCTCAACTACATAACGGGCAGCACCAACGGCGGCGGGTCGCCGACGGAGGACTGTTGCAAGGCGCTGGGCGCCGTGGTCAGCAGCAGCAAAGACTGCGCCTGCCTCATACTCACCGGGAACGTGCCCTTCAGCCTCCCCATCAACCGGACGCTGTCCATCTCGCTACCCAGGATGTGCGATTCCATGTCGGTGCCCCTCGAATGCACAG GCACATCTGCGACACTTCCAACTCCAG GTTCTCCTGTTGCTAACGGGCCTTCGCTTCCACCGCTAC CTCCATTTTTACCGgcaccaccaccgccgccaccACAAGTAGCTCCTCCACCAGCAGCTTCACCAGTCTCCACAGGCACTCCGGCAGACCAAGGGTTAAACGAGGGCCAACGTCCACTGCTGCTGCCGAGTTCAGCTATCAAGCTTACTCATCGTGCCTTTTCGATAGCTGTATTCACTCTGCCTCTGCTTGGAACCATGTTGCTCGAGTAG